From Camelina sativa cultivar DH55 chromosome 20, Cs, whole genome shotgun sequence, the proteins below share one genomic window:
- the LOC104771882 gene encoding uncharacterized protein LOC104771882, translating to MGSLNKDGEMEQIGDQFTEAILYVNGVLRVLPDGLAHMASFSAAADNQCCRLTFSSAVISSLQWNVLFYQGFAWHMLMIVDNKEFYEREKPLSLQDIRLLIIILKQDEISWGLDCYRDIISYIGCVFSYGCFAAVVVQLATNVYTTVSIGLTKTINSIFVSCL from the exons ATGGGTTCGCTGAACAAGGATGGAGAGATGGAGCAGATCGGAGACCAGTTTACGGAGGCTATATTGTACGTTAATGGCGTTCTTAGAGTCTTGCCTGATGGATTAGCTCATATGGCCTCTTTTTCTGCAGCAGCAGATAACCAATGCTGTAGACTCACGTTTTCTTCTGCAGTTA TTTCATCCCTGCAGTGGAATGTTTTGTTCTATCAAGGTTTCGCTTG GCATATGCTAATGATAGTTGACAATAAGGAGTTCTATGAACGAGAGAAGCCTTTATCGCTACAAGATATCAGGTTGCTCATCATTATTCTTAAGCAA GACGAGATTAGCTGGGGCTTAGACTGCTACAGAGATATAATAAGCTACATTGGCTGTGTATTTTCATATGGATGCTTTGCTGCAGTGGTTGTTCAACTTGCTACTAATGTTTACACAACAGTTTCTATTGGACTCACCAAAACAATTAATAGTATCTTTGTGTCATGCTTATAG
- the LOC104771883 gene encoding uncharacterized protein LOC104771883: MSTEIIMAVIMNLLLLLLSAALVRSGPSMLPLKSFKISGNATYDCIDIYKQPGLDHPLLKNHTIQMKPSVSRFEFKNQTDNNKTYKPKIRCPDGTVPILRNSKEYITKAQYFQPLSHDHPGAHIVGVRSNNGPFRGIEAWFNGYTLNISKDQASYSEIYIGSGSDKEVNFIQAGFMINPSIFGDGRVWTYGFWHGKDGKGCYNTACPGFVQVSHEVPLVEPFDLKPGVPVWLHCSIHQDKQTENWWLTFFSKPNVDIGYWPKELFNLINNGANVVGVGGVVQASPSGSSPPMGTGLFPTGDRRASAMFTNIEALNSNYEQRKISSFHMEKLLDSPNCYGLRIGKVKPFHRTLLGFFFNYGGPGGNSCGV; the protein is encoded by the exons atGTCTACAGAAATTATAATGGCTGTTATTATGaatcttttacttcttttgttgtcagCAGCCCTAGTTCGTTCCGGTCCAAGTATGTTGCCTCTCAAATCTTTCAAG ATAAGTGGAAACGCAACGTACGATTGCATTGATATTTACAAGCAACCAGGACTTGATCATCCATTACTCAAAAACCACACAATCCAG atgaaACCATCAGTCTCAAGATTTGAATTTAAGAATCAAACTGACAACAACAAAACGTATAAGCCAAAAATTAGATGTCCAGACGGAACCGTTCCTATattaagaaattcaaaagaataCATAACAAAAGCACAATATTTCCAACCGCTGTCGCACGATCATCCCGGAGCACAT ATTGTTGGAGTACGATCAAATAATGGTCCATTTCGTGGTATAGAAGCTTGGTTTAATGGTTATACGTTAAACATCAGCAAAGATCAAGCCTCATatagtgaaatatatataggCAGTGGATCGGATAAAGAGGTCAATTTTATCCAAGCAGGTTTTATG ATAAACCCAAGTATATTTGGTGATGGACGTGTTTGGACATATGGATTTTGGCAT GGTAAAGATGGGAAAGGATGTTACAATACCGCTTGTCCAGGGTTTGTTCAAGTTTCGCATGAAGTTCCCTTAGTCGAACCCTTTGACCTTAAGCCAGGAGTCCCTGTCTGGTTGCATTGTTCCATCCATCaa gataaacaaacagaaaactggtggttaacatttttttcaaaacctAATGTAGATATTGGTTATTGGCCAAAAGAGTTATTTAACCTTATAAATAATGGTGCAAATGTCGTTGGAGTTGGAGGTGTGGTTCAGGCTTCTCCTTCAGGTTCAAGCCCTCCGATGGGTACTGGTTTATTTCCAACCGGAGACCGAAGAGCATCAGCAATGTTTACAAACATTGAAGCCTTAAATTCCAACTATGAGCAGCGTAAAATCAGTTCTTTTCATATGGAGAAGTTGCTAGATAGTCCCAACTGTTATGGGCTAAGAATTGGTAAGGTAAAACCATTCCATCGTACTCTACTCGGTTTCTTTTTCAATTATGGTGGCCCGGGAGGAAACTCTTGTGGAGTTTAA
- the LOC104772892 gene encoding cullin-4, with protein sequence MSLPTKRSTCSAASASDDSSYSSPPMKKAKNDLHHSPQHPNAADKVGFPMEEDPTPAAANLSRKKATLPQPTKKLVIKLNKAKPTLPKNFEETTWEQLQSAIRAIFLKKPFSFHFESLYQAVDDLCMHKLAGKLYQQIEKECEEHISAALQSLVGQNTDLTVFLSLVEKCWQDFCDQMLMIRSIALTLDRKYVIQNSNVRSLWEMGLQLFRKHLSLAPEVEQRTVKGLLSMIEKERLAEAVNRTLLSHLLKMFTALGIYMDSFEKPFLEGTSEFYAAEGMKYMQQSDVPEYLKHVEGRLHEENERCILYIDAVTRKPLIAAVERQLLERHILVVLDKGFTTLMDGRRTEDLQRMQTLFSRVNALESLRQAISAYVRKTGQKIVMDEEKDKDMVQSLLDFKASLDIIWEESFSKNESFGNTIKDSFEHLINLRQNRPAELIAKFLDEKLRAGNKGTSEEELESTLEKVLVLFRFIQGKDVFEAFYKKDLAKRLLLGKSASIDAEKSMISKLKTECGSQFTNKLEGMFKDIELSKEINESFKQSSQARTKLPSGIEMSVHVLTTGYWPTYPPMDVKLPHELNVYQDIFKEFYLSKYSGRRLMWQNSLGHCVLKADFSRGKKELAVSLFQVSRISSFSLVASFLEPILSFVSCVQVNAIQMKETVEENTSTTERVFQDRQYQIDAAIVRIMKTRKVLSHTLLITELFQQLKFPIKPADLKKRIESLIDREYLEREKSNPQIYNYLA encoded by the exons ATGTCTCTTCCTACCAAACGCTCTACTTGCTCCGCCGCTTCTGCCTCCGACGACTCTTCTTACTCTTCTCCTCCCATGAAAAAGGCCAAAAACGACCTCCACCATTCCCCGCAACACCCTAACGCCGCCGACAAGGTTGGCTTTCCCATGGAGGAAGATCCAACTCCCGCCGCCGCTAATCTCTCTCGCAAGAAAGCCACACTGCCTCAACCTACTAAGAAGCTTGTAATCAAGCTTAATAAAG CCAAACCAACTCTACCAAAGAACTTTGAGGAGACTACATGGGAACAGTTGCAGTCAGCTATCAGAGCTATATTCCTCaaaaaaccattttcttttcACTTCGAGAGCCTTTACCAG GCTGTTGATGACCTTTGCATGCATAAGCTGGCAGGAAAGCTTTACCAACAGATTGAGAAGGAGTGTGAAGAACACATCTCTGCAGCTTTACAATCTTTAGTTGGGCAGAACACTGATCTCACTGTTTTCTTGTCACTTGTCGAGAAATGCTGGCAAGACTTTTGTGACCAGATGCTTATGATCCGTAGTATAGCCTTGACTCTGGATAGAAAATATGTGATACAAAACTCAAATGTACGTTCATTGTGGGAGATGGGTCTGCAGCTTTTCCGGAAGCATCTATCACTGGCCCCTGAAGTTGAGCAGAGGACTGTTAAAGGTCTCTTAAGTATGATTGAAAAAGAAAG GTTAGCAGAAGCTGTTAATAGGACTCTACTTAGCCATCTTTTGAAGATGTTTACTGCACTGGGAATATATATGGATAGCTTTGAGAAACCTTTCCTTGAAGGAACTTCTGAATTCTATGCAGCCGAAGGAATGAAATACATGCAGCAGTCTGATGTTCCGGAGTACCTGAAGCATGTTGAG GGAAGGTTGCATGAAGAGAATGAAAGATGCATACTCTATATAGATGCAGTAACCAGGAAACCATTGATAGCAGCTGTTGAAAGGCAACTTCTAGAGCGTCAtattcttgttgttcttgataag GGTTTTACAACGTTAATGGATGGACGTCGTACTGAGGACCTTCAGAGGATGCAAACCCTGTTTTCTAGGGTCAATGCACTTGAGTCTCTGAGGCAGGCAATAAGTGCATATGTTCGGAAAACTGGGCAGAAGATTGTTATGgatgaagagaaagataaagataTGGTACAATCACTATTGGACTTCAAGGCTTCTCTTGACATAATATGGGAAGAGAGCTTTAGCAAGAACGAATCATTTGGGAACACCATCAAAGATTCATTTGAGCATCTGATTAATCTTCGACAG AACCGGCCAGCTGAGCTTATTGCCAAGTTTTTGGACGAGAAGCTCCGTGCTGGGAATAAGGGTACTTCTGAAGAAGAATTGGAGAGTACTCTTGAAAAAGTCTTGGTTTTGTTCCGATTTATCCAG GGTAAAGATGTGTTTGAAGCATTCTACAAAAAGGATCTTGCGAAGAGACTCCTTTTGGGAAAAAGTGCTTCAATTGATGCGGAGAAATCCATGATCTCTAAG CTTAAGACAGAGTGTGGTAGCCAGTTTACAAACAAGCTCGAAGGGATGTTCAAG GATATTGAATTGTCAAAGGAAATCAACGAGTCATTCAAACAATCTTCCCAGGCCAGAACAAAACTGCCATCGGGAATTGAGATGAGTGTCCACGTTTTAACAACAGG GTACTGGCCAACATATCCACCCATGGATGTTAAGCTTCCTCATGAACTAAATGTCTATCAG GATATCTTCAAAGAGTTCTATTTAAGCAAGTACAGTGGTAGAAGGTTAATGTGGCAAAATTCATTAGGCCACTGTGTTTTAAAGGCAGATTTCTCCAGAGGTAAAAAGGAGCTGGCTGTTTCCCTGTTTCAGGTCAGTAGAATTTCCTCTTTTTCCTTGGTAGCCTCTTTCCT TGAACcaattctttcttttgtttcctgcGTGCAGGTAAATGCAATCCAGATGAAAGAGACAGTAGAGGAGAACACAAGTACAACGGAAAGAGTATTCCAGGACCGACAATACCAG ATCGATGCAGCCATTGTTCGTATTATGAAGACAAGAAAAGTCTTGAGCCATACTCTTCTAATCACTGAGCTCTTCCAACAG CT